The following are from one region of the Coffea eugenioides isolate CCC68of chromosome 2, Ceug_1.0, whole genome shotgun sequence genome:
- the LOC113760717 gene encoding uncharacterized protein LOC113760717 — protein sequence MPLVTDEIKASASEMYNGNEICQEKSKFLLKEVGLPNGLLPMEDMEECGHVKDTGFVWLRSKKKTEHKFQKISKLVQYAPEVTAYVEQNRIKKLTGVKAKELLMWVTINEIYVDEPSTGQIHFKTPAGLSRNFPIDAFLVEETQKHGVKEDVKVAADAGSAAIENGVDAAGKKVDEQNKEVTNGAVQVKEV from the coding sequence ATGCCTTTGGTGACAGATGAGATCAAAGCAAGTGCATCAGAGATGTACAATGGAAATGAAATTTGCCAAGAGAAATCAAAATTCTTGCTCAAAGAAGTGGGATTGCCAAATGGTCTTCTACCCATGGAAGACATGGAAGAATGTGGACATGTGAAGGACacaggctttgtttggctgAGGTCCAAGAAAAAAACTGAGCACAAGTTTCAGAAGATCAGCAAGCTTGTTCAGTATGCGCCTGAAGTCACAGCATATGTTGAGCAGAACAGGATCAAGAAACTCACTGGAGTGAAGGCTAAGGAGCTTCTGATGTGGGTAACAATTAACGAGATTTATGTGGATGAGCCCTCAACTGGGCAGATTCATTTCAAGACTCCTGCAGGGCTGTCAAGGAATTTTCCGATTGATGCTTTTCTGGTGGAGGAAACTCAGAAACATGGTGTCAAGGAAGATGTGAAGGTTGCTGCTGATGCTGGTTCCGCTGCCATTGAAAATGGAGTTGATGCTGCAGGCAAGAAAGTTGACGAACAGAACAAAGAAGTGACTAATGGAGCTGTACAAGTGAAGGAGGTCTAA